A genomic window from Nicotiana sylvestris chromosome 11, ASM39365v2, whole genome shotgun sequence includes:
- the LOC104249383 gene encoding small ribosomal subunit protein eS27y, whose protein sequence is MTLPNDVDLLNPPAELEKRKHKLKRLVQSPNSFFMDVKCQGCFNITTVFSHSQTVVVCGNCQTVLCQPTGGRARLTEGCSFRRKGD, encoded by the exons ATG ACTCTCCCAAATGATGTCGACTTGTTGAACCCTCCTGCCGAGCTGGAGAAGAGGAAACACAAACTCAAGCGTCTTGTTCAGTCTCCTAACTCTTTCTTTATG GATGTTAAGTGCCAGGGTTGCTTTAACAT AACAACTGTGTTCAGTCACTCGCAAACTGTGGTGGTGTGCGGGAACTGCCAGACTGTGTTGTGCCAGCCGACTGGTGGCCGTGCTAGACTCACCGAGGGTTGTTCTTTCAGGAGAAAGGGAGACTAA